TTGGGGGTTTACAAGTTCATGTTCAAGAaataataatatcaataagtAAGTAACAGCTCCCTAAATGTATACATTTGCATAATTCCTCCTCCCCTTCTGCAGCCCCCTTGTCTGATGTGGACCTGTCAATCAGCTGCTCAGCCAAtggggagaggagtgtgaggtGCTCCTCCAATGGGGACAGTCCTCAGTTCAGCTGGTCTCTGAATGGGAGGCCTCTGGGTGAAGCTGATGCTGATGTCAGTTCAGATAACCAGACTCTCCTGCTGAGGGGGGATGTGACTGGACAACTCACCTGCAGCGTCAGGAACCAcgtcagcagcacacacaccacacctctgCTGTTTGGATGTTCTGGTCAGTTACTATTTTACACTTTCTCAGTGACTGTTCCACACTGAATTACACACTTTCACAAACTTTCTTTCCGTCATGGTGATATCTTTTAAACAAATAGTTTTGTAGTTTTCAGTAGAAGTGCGCGGTGTTTGAAACGTCTGCAGGATCAGTCCCACTGGACACACAGTCCCTCCACTGGTCTCATATGCAGCTCAGGGAGAGAGAcgccacccaacacacacatacacacacacacacgcacatgtacacacacacacacacacacacacacgtacacgcacacacacaaacacacactccatgcCAGGCCTGtggttggaaaacaaaatgggcACAATGCAACAACTACTGTTTTTCTTGATGATATTATTTGTGATAATGTTGCTGTCTGCAGGAGGTATTTCTCCAGTGTTCATCAGTGTGTGGCTGGCAGAGATCATCATCCTCACATCACTGCTGGTGGGAGGGTATTACCTCTACATAAGAAACAGGACATCGCACACTCCAGGTCAGACATTACACACATTATGCAGAATTACACATCTTCATCTTCTCTACACTAGAAACAGGACATCACACACTCCAGTTCAgaatacacacaatacacaccttTACTACATGTACACCACACGTGATCACACACCCCAGGTCAGCGTACACATTACACATTTCACCTTCTGTTTTCTACACACCTGAAACAGACACCTCATCCTCCAGGTGAGTGTACAGACCTTCTAGAGAGTGGCTAGACTGTTACTGCACTAATgtctttgttgtttgtgtgtttttctctctgagAAACTGGTGTGTCTCGTCTCCCTCAGGAGGAGGTGCAGATGCAGTGACTCCCCATTGGTCCAGAGGAGGTGCAGCACCAGACTACTCCTTCATTCCACATCCACTATAGAGACCATGATTAGTCCAACAGTCATAGTAGCCTGTTTAATTCACTTTGGAAAGAGCTCCAACTTCAATTCTGCTGTTCATTGGCGATTTCATGCTATTGTCTGGTTTCCTCTGGGCCAGATGCTCgctggtgcttgtgtgtgtgtgtgtgtgtgtgtgtgtgtttggcagcgGCAGTTCTACTagtttagcaaaaatgaccttaattatgcaggttgagagtcgttctgatggttctacaacagtttctgggtcgtttggtgggtgcttcgtctccccctatcgcttctccgcggaaaaacgaatatgcaactttctggtcccggtccgaacaaatccggatgtgactcaatCTAATCGCGCCtcaaaaatgtagtcagattgtagtttcgaaAAGACGCCGACgttgctttgttgctgttgaaattgtaagtagcctacccttggatgaactttgtaatgtggtttgatagtctctcgaacaatgtgtttgctcgaccattttattgtgagccctgtatgtgtttagcttggtttcttgatggctagctcgctagctagtgggggtttagcgtagcagtcacttgctaccgaagctgcagggggagctgtgtagtgaaaaatgcgagcccaaatccggcgaaaacccagaaacagcgaaggaataaccagacctgcatagtgcttctttaatgATAAAATAACAGTCATCCTAGTGTggacctgtgtgtttgtgtgtgtg
The Alosa sapidissima isolate fAloSap1 chromosome 14, fAloSap1.pri, whole genome shotgun sequence DNA segment above includes these coding regions:
- the LOC121681287 gene encoding hepatocyte cell adhesion molecule-like isoform X10; amino-acid sequence: MIINPAERRDAGTYRVVIYASTGTSVGQHTVQLTIEAPLSDVDLSISCSANGERSVRCSSNGDSPQFSWSLNGRPLGEADADVSSDNQTLLLRGDVTGQLTCSVRNHVSSTHTTPLLFGCSGGISPVFISVWLAEIIILTSLLVGGYYLYIRNRTSHTPGGGADAVTPHWSRGGADAVTPHWPRGGAAPDYSSIPRPL